A stretch of DNA from Rathayibacter sp. VKM Ac-2762:
CGGTGTGACCATCCGCCGGCGGGCGCCGGGGAAGCTGCGGGACCGGGGTCAGGCGACCCGGTCCTCCTTGGAGAAGCCGGCCCGGGCGCTCGAGGCGACCTCGAGCAGGACCGGCAGGCGGGCGCCGAGGAGAGTGTCGAGAGCGTCGACCTCCTGGTGCACGGCGTCGACCACGGTGCGGGGCGAGACCCCGCCGCGGGGGAGGACGCGCACCTTCAGCGCGGTCTCGGAGCCGTGGCGGTAGGCCGCGACCGTGACGTCGAGGAGCTCCGTCCGCCCGGCGAGAGCCGTCTCGAGGACGTCCTCCGCGAAGCCGGTCGCGATCTCGATCCCTCCGGCGGGCGTGCCCTCGGCCTCGTCGCGGAGGACGGTGCCGGTGCGGCCGTGACCGTGGGCGAAGGCCATCACCAGCGCGAGGACGATGCCGAGGAGGCAGATCCCGACGATGGCGTAGAGCGGCCAGAGGACGGCGGCATCGCTCCAAGCGGTGCCCTCCTCGGGGGAGAGGCGCGAGACCAGGGCCGCGCCCTCGCCGTCGGCGAAGGAGAGGACGGAGTCGCGGACCGGCTGCGAGACGGCGATCAGGACAGCTCCGGCGCTGACCAGCGCGAGCACGAGGCCCACGACGAGCAGGACGAGCCGGTTGACGAAGCGGTTGCTCGTGGTCATCAGATCCTCCCGGAGGTCGAGACGCGGACGGTGGAGCGCGGGGCGGGCTTCGCGCCGATGCGGGCGAGCTCCTCGTCGACGGCGCTCTGCACGGCGTCGCGGTCGACCGCGATGCCCGAGGCGGGGGTCACCTCGACCAGTGCGGTGCGCCGGCCGAGCGAGGCGCGGGTGTCCTCGCGGCGGGAGTGGGCGGCCGTGCGGGCTGCCCGAGCCAGGGAGGAGGCGATCACGCCGTCGTCCACGACCACGGCGAGGCGGTCGTCGTCCACGGTGTGGCGGGCCCGGGCCCCGGGCGCCAGTGCGAGCACCAGCAGGACCAGGGCGAGGACGCCCGTGCCGACGGCCACGCCGATGAGGGCGGGGTTCGCCAGCGACGCGACTCCGACGATCGCGCCCAGCAGGGCGGACGGTGCGGCGAGCAGGGGCGTGGCGCCGAGGATCGCGAGCACCGCCTCCGTGCCGACGTAGGCCGCGACCAGGGCGATGAGCACCAGGACGACGATCTGCGCGGCGGAGCGGGACTTGTGGGTCTCGCGACGGAGGTAGCGGCTGTAGCGGGTGTCGGGCGCCGACGGTGCGGGGCTCATGCGACTCTCCTCGTGCTTCGGGTGCGGGTGCCCGTGACCCGGATGTCGATCCGGCTGACGGTGCGCCCGGTCAGCGCCTCCATGCGGGAGGCGATGCGGGTGCGATCGCCGTGCAGGCGCTCGAGCAGGGAGCCGCCGGCCAGGGCGGTGCCCGGCTCGACGACGACCGGCGCGGTCACCGCGAGGGCGAGGCCGCCCCGGTCGTCGGAGAGGCGGACGCGGATCGCGGAGACCTCCACGCCCAGCTCCTCGTGGACGATCGCCACGGCGGCGCGCTCGATGGAGCGGACGGTGATGGTGACGGTGCCCGCCACCGGCGATGCGGGACGCGTGTCGAGAGCGGTCACGGTGGGCTCCTAGCGGGAGGTGGTGCGGCCGCGGAACACGTCCACGAGGCTGCGCACGTCGAGGGTGCCGTCGGCGATGCGGGCGATCACGACGCCGAGGGCCATGAAGAGGGCGGTGAGGACGAAGCCCCAGAATCCGAACATCAGGGCCGCGAAGGCGAGGATCGCGCCGACCACGACACCGAGGACGGTGCTGCGGCCGCCGGGGGCGGTGGGCGCGGGGCGCTGGAAGTCGCTCATCGGACGCGGCTCTCGGTGGCCTCGTCGTCCTTGTCGTCGCCGGGGATGTGCACGTCGACGACGGCGACGTTGATCTCGGAGACGGCCATGCCGACCAGCTCGGTGATGGCCTCGGAGACGGCGGCGCGGACGGAGTCGGCGACCTTCTGCATCGGCACGGGGTACTCGACGACGATGGTCACGTCGGCCGCGACCTGGGTCTCGCCGACCTCGACGCTCACGCCCTGGGCGTGGTCGGCACCGCCGACGGCCTGGCGGATCGCGCCGAAGGCACGGGCGGCGTTGTTGCCGAGGGCGAAGACGCCGGGCACCTGGCGGGCCGCGATGCCGGCGACCTTGGCCACGACGCTGTCGTCGATGACCGTGGTGCCCTGGGCGGTGCCGGAGGTCCGGGAGCCGCCGAGGCTCGTGACCGTGTCGACGGAGGTCTTGTCGACGCGGGTGGTGGAGGGGGTGCGCGTGGTGTCGCTCATGAGGTCTCCTGGACGTCTCATCGGCTGCCGTTGCTGAGCAGACCGGGGTCGAAGGCCCGGCGGAAATCCGGTCGGGCTGTGCTTTCATGAGTGAGACGGAGCCCGGACGGCGTTCGTCACGGTGCTCGGTGGACTTTTTCCTGAGCGTCACCTGAGAGGCGGCCCGAGGCCGCGTGAGCGGAGAGGGAGGAGGCGCCGTGCCCGGACTGGAAGCGGCGAGCGACGCGCTGCTCGCCGAGCGCTCCGCCGAGGGCGACGTGCGCGCCTTCGAGGTGCTCGTCAAGCGGCACCAGTCGATCCTCCGCGCCTACGCCTGGCGCCTCACCGGCTCGCAGGCCGACGCCTCCGACGCCGTGCAGAACGCGCTGATCACGGTCTGGGCGCAGCTCCCGCAGCTCAAGGAGCCGGCGAGCGTGCGCAGCTGGATGATGCGGATCGTCAGCCGCTCCAGCGTCGACCTGCTGCGCCAGCGCCGCCCGACCGACGACGTCGACGCCGTGGAGCATCCCCCGGCCCGAGAGCCCGGCCCGTTCGAGGCCGCCGAGCAGAGCGACGCCATGCGGGCTCTCGCGCACGCCCTGTCCGAGCTGCCGGAGTCGCAGCGGCAGTGCTGGGTGCTGCGCGAGGTCGGCGGGGAGTCGTACAACGAGATCGCCGATCACCTCGGTCTCACGGTGACCGCCGTGCGGGGCAAGCTGGCCCGAGCGCGCGAGTCGCTGGTCGTGGCGATGGAGGACTGGCGATGAGGGAGCAGACGCGATGAACGCGGACCAGGGTCCCGGCGACGGGCCGGAGCGCGCGGGGGAGCACGACGTCGTGCTTCCGCCCGCGCTCGAGCAGGAGGCGGACGCTACGGAGCAGGAGGGCGACGGCATCGGCATCGACGAGCTGAGCGACTACCTCGACCGCGGGCGCACTCCGTACGACCCCGCCATCGAGGAGTCGCCGGAGCACCGGCGCACTCTGCGCGCCCTCGAGCGCGTGCGCGCCCTCTCCGGCGCGCTCATCGACGACGACGCCGCACGCCTGCCCGCGCCGGAGGAGAGCTGGTTCGGCTCGATCCTCACCCAGGTGCGCCGCGAGTCGCGGGCCGGACGCGACATCCCGCTGGCGAGCGTCCAGCCCGACGTGGCGCTCACGATCACCGAGGGAGCGGTCCGCGGACTCGTGCGCGAGGCGGGCGACAGCGTCGCCGGCGTGCTGGTCGGCCGCTGCCGCCTGGTCGGCGACATCGCCGAGCCGGGCGCGGAGGTCGTGGTGGAGCTGACGATCTCGGTCTTCTGGGGGGTGCCGATCGCCGAGGCGGCCCAGCAGGTGCGCGAGCGCGTGCACTCGCGGCTGCTGACCCAGACCGAGCTGCGGGTGTCGAGGATCGACGTCCGCGTGGAGGACGTCTACGTCCCCGGGACGGAGGAGTCGTGAGCGGCCTCGAGGCGGCGACCCCGGTCGATCCGGTGTCCGCGCTCGCTGCGGAGCTGCGCGCCCTGGAGGGCGTCGCGACCCTGATGCCGGCCAGGCCCGAGGTGCGCGACGTGCTCGCGCACGCGGCGACGGCGCTGAGCGCGACCGGGATCGTGGTCGAGCCGCTGGGCACCGCGAGCGGCGGCACGTTCGCCGATCCGGTCCTGGTCCGCGTCGCGGGGGACGAGGTGTCCGTGGCCGTCGACCTCTGCGTGACCGCGGAGGCGTCCGCGCCGGACGTGGCGCGCGCGATCGGAGCCGCGGTTCGCGAGTGGTGCGTCCGGGTGCATCCGGAGCTGCGGCCGCGGGTGACCGTGCGGGTCGCCGCGATCGACTAGCCGGATCGGGGAGCGGGCGCGGCTGTCCGTAGGATTGGACGCCCCGCCGCGAGGAGCGGAGCCGGGCCGGGCGGTCCCAGCTTCCCTCCTCCGGAGTGCACCGTGCCGACCGGAGCGACGGTGCTCCGGGCCGCCCGGGGTCGGTGTCCGCTCCGTCCTCCCCGAAGAGCTTCCCCCTCAGGCGCGCTCGGCGAGGAACGCGTCCGTCTCGGCCGCCGTCGGCGCGGACACCGCCGCTCCGGCGCGGGTGACCGAGATCGCCGCGGCCGCGCTCGCCCAGCGGGTGAGGGCGACCAGCTGCTCCGGATCGTCGAGCCGTGCTCCCGTGGCGGCGAGCCGGGCCGAGAAGGCGCCGCAGAAGGTGTCGCCGGCGCCGGTGGTGTCCACGGCCTCCACCCGGAAGGCCGGGGTGCGCACCGGCTCGCGGTCGCGGACCGCCACGACGACGCCGTCGGAGCCGAGGGTGACCAGCACGAGCGGCACCAGCGCGGTGAGGGCAGCGGCGAGCGCGTCGTCGTCGGCGGCGGTGATGCCGCGATCGGCGGCGAGCTCGCGGGCCTCGTGCTCGTTGACGATCAGCACGTCGAGCACCGCGAGGAGCTCCTCCGGCAGCAGGCCGATCGGGGCGGCGTTCAGGATCGACACCGTGCCGCCGGCGCGCGCGGCGCGGGCCGCCTCCGTCACCGTCGCTGTCGGGATCTCGAGCTGGAGGAGCAGGGCGTCGGCCGCCGCCACCAGGGCCGACTCCTCGGCGGTCAACCCGACCAGGGCGGCGTTCGCTCCGGAGTCGACGACGATCGCGTTCTCCCCGCGCTCGTCCACGGTGATCTGCGCGGTGCCGGTGCGGACGTCGCCGCGGCGGGCGCGCAGCTCCAGCGGCTCCTCGCCGAGGACCGCGGCGAGCCGGTCTCCCGCCGAGTCGCGTCCGAGGCTCGTGACGAAGACGGTGCCGGGCTCGGTCCGTGCGGCCGCGACGGCCTGGTTGAGTCCCTTGCCGCCCGGGAAGGTGCTCGCGTCGAGGGCGAGCACCGTCTCTCCGGGAGCGGGGATGCGGGCGACCCGGTGGACGTGGTCGAGGTTGGCGCTTCCGAGCACGAGGAGGGGCATGCCCTCGACGTTAGAGCACGCGCAAGGGGGTCCGCCGCGGGCTCGGCCGCACCTACGGTGGAGGCATGGAAACTCGAATCCTCGGACGCACCGGCGCCCCCGTCTCCGTCGTCGGCCTCGGAACCTGGCAGCTCGGTGCCGACTGGGGGGACGTCGCCGAGACCGACGCCCTCGCCGTGCTCGACGCCGCGGTGGAGTCGGGGGTGACCCTCTTCGACACCGCCGACGTCTACGGCGACGGCCGCAGCGAGCGGACGATCGGCGCCTACCGCGCGGCGCACCCCGACGCGCAGGTCTTCGTCGCCACCAAGATGGGCCGTCGCGCGGAGCAGATCCCCGCCAACTACGTGCTCGACAACTTCCGCGCCTGGACCGACCGCTCGCGCGCCAACCTCGGCGTCGACACCCTCGATCTGGTGCAGCTGCACTGCCCGCCCACCTCCGTCTACTCCGACGACGCCGTCTACGACGCCCTCGACACCCTCGTGGCCGAGGGCGCGATCGCCGCCTACGGCGTGTCGGTCGAGCGCACGGAGGAGGCGCTGACCGCCATCGCCCGCCCGAACGTCGCGAGCGTCCAGATCATCCTGAACGCGTTCCGCCTCAAGCCGCTCGACGAGGTGCTGCCCGCCGCCCGCGAGGCCGGCGTCGGCATCCTCGCGCGCGTCCCGCTCGCCTCGGGCCTGCTCAGCGGCCGCTACACGACCGAGACCGTGTTCGCGCCGGAGGACCACCGCAGCTACAACCGCGACGGCTCCGCCTTCGACGTCGGCGAGACCTTCTCGGGCGTCGACTTCGCGACAGGCGTGGAGGCCGCGCAGGAGTTCTCCCGCCTCGCCGACGACCACGGCCTCGCCCCCGCGGCGGCCGCACTCGCCTGGATCATCCAGCAGGAGGGCGTCACCTCGGTGATCCCCGGCGCCCGCTCGCCCGAGCAGGCCCGCGCCAACGCGGCCGCCGCCTCCGCCGCGCCCCTCGGCCCCGCCTTCATGGAGGCCGTGAACGCCCTCTACGACACCCACTTCCGCCCCACCGTCCACCCGCGCTGGTAGCCGGCCCCCTCCTCACCGCCGCTGAGTCGCCCGAGAAGGCTCGTTCTCCTGGTCGGGAACGAGCCTTCTCGGGCGACTGAGCGCAGCGCCTAGGAGTTCAGCGCCGCGTCCACGATCGTGCGCGCCTCGGCCTGGACCTCGTGCAGGTGGTCGAGGCCGCGGAAGCTCTCGGCGTAGATCTTGTAGACGTCCTCGGTGCCGGAGGGGCGCGCGGCGAACCAGGCGTCCTCGGTGACGACCTTGACGCCTCCGACGGCCGCGCCGTTGCCGGGCGCCTTCGAGAGCTTCGCGGTGATCTCGGACCCGGCGAGGGTCGTCGCCGAGATCGCGTCGCCGTCCAGCTTGCCGAGGGCCGCCTTCTGCGCCTTCGTCGCCACCGCGTCCACGCGCTCGTAGACCGGGTCGCCGAAGCGCTCGGTCAGCTCGCGGTAGAGCGCAGACGGGCTCTTCCCGGTGACCGCCACGATCTCGGAGGCGAGCAGCGCGAGGAGGATGCCGTCCTTGTCGGTGGTCCAGACGGTGCCGTCGAAGCGGAGGAACGAGGCGCCCGCGGACTCCTCGCCGCCGAAGCCGACCGAGCCGTCGACCAGCCCGGGGACGAACCACTTGAAGCCCACCGGGACCTCCCAGAGGCGCCGGCCCAGCGACTCCGCGACCCGGTCGATGATCGAGGAGGAGACCAGCGTCTTGCCGATCGCCGCGTCCTCGCGCCAGCCGGTGCGGTGGCGGTAGAGGTAGTCGATCGCGACGGCCAGGTAGTGGTTGGGGTTCATCAGCCCGCCGTCGGGGGTGACGATGCCGTGCCGGTCCGCGTCGGCGTCGTTGCCGGTGAGGATGTCGAAGTCGCCGGCGCGCGCGACCACCGAGGCCATCGCGCTGGGGGAGGACGGGTCCATCCGGATCTTGCCGTCCCAGTCGAGGGTCATGAAGCCCCAGGCCGGGTCGACCTCCCCGTTCACCACGGTCAGGTCGAGGCCGTGCATCTCGGCGATCAGCTGCCAGTAGTGCACGGAGGCGCCGCCGAGGGGGTCGGCCCCGATCCGCACGCCGGCCTTCCGGATCGCGTCGAGGTCGATGATGTTCGCCAGGTCCGCGACGTAGTGCGTGCGGTAGTCGTAGGTCTCGACCGCGGAGGGCTCGGCCGAGGTCACGCCGCGGTTGCCGTCGGCGATGAGCTCATTGGCCCGGTCGGCGATCCAGGTCGTCGCGTCGGAGTCGGCGGGGCCGCCGTGCGGCGGGTTGTACTTGAAGCCGCCGTCGCGGGGCGGGTTGTGCGAGGGGGTGACCACGATGCCGTCGGCCCGGTCGGTGTGCGCTGGGTCGTTGTTGTAGCGGAGGATCGCGTGGCTGAGCGCCGGGGTCGGCACGAAGTCGTCGAACTCGTCCACGAGCACGCGGACCTGGTTGCCCACCAGGACCTCGAGGGCGGTGGTGAGGGCCGGGCGGGAGAGCCCGTGCGTGTCGGCGCCGATGAACAGCGGGCCGGTGATGCCCTGCTCGGTCCGGTACTCGACGATCGCCTGGGTGACGGCGGCGATGTGGTCCTCGTTGAAGGCCGTGTCGAACGAGGATCCGCGGTGGCCCGAGGTGCCGAACACCACCTTCTGAGCCGGGTCGGAGACGTCCGGCTTCTTCTCGTAGTACGCCCTCACGAGGGCCTCGACGTCGATGAGATCGGAGGCCTGTGCCGGCTTCCCTGCGCGATCGGTCATGCGGTCCATAGTGGCAGTCCGGCCCCCTCCAGGGGTACCGCGGCTGGCTAGGCTTGCGCCATGCCCGACAGCGCCCCCGAGACCCGTGCCTACAGCTATCTCGGGCCCAGCGGCACGTTCACGGAGGCGGCCCTCGCGCAGGTCCCGGAGGCGCGCGGACAGCTGTGGCGCAGCGTCGCGAACGTGGGGGAGGCGCTGAGCGATCTGGTCACCGGCCGCAGCGACGGCGCGGTGATCGCGATCGAGAACTCGGTCGAGGGCGGAGTGACGGCCGCGCAGGACGCGCTGGCGCGGATCCCGGGGCTGCGCATCGTCGGCGAGTACCTGGTGCCGGTGTCGTTCATCCTGGTCGGCCGCCCGGGGACGAGCCTCGAGGAGGTGCGCACCGTCGCCGCGCACCCCGTGGCCTACGGACAGTGCCGGGTGTGGCTCGACCGCGAGATCCCCAGCCACGAGCACCTGCCCGCCTCCAGCAACGTCCAGGCCACCGTCGACCTGCTGGGCGGATCTCCCGCGGACGCGGCCATCGCCCCTCCCGGGATCGTCGCCCACCACGACGTCGCGGTGCTGGCCGAGCGGATCGGCGACAACCCGAACGCCGTCACGCGCTTCGTGCACGTCTCGCGCTCGCACGCGCTGCCCGAGCCGACCGGCGCCGACAAGACCAGCGTGATCGCCGAGCTCCCGGCCGACCAGCCGGGCGCCCTGCTCGACATGCTCGAGCAGTTCGCGACCCGCGGGGTGAACCTGAGCATGATCCAGTCGCGGCCGATCGGCGATGCCCTCGGCCGGTACCGGTTCGTCATCGACCTCGACGGGCACGTCCAGGACGAGCGGGTCGCCGACGCGCTGATGGGGCTGCGGCGCTTCAGCCCGAAGGTGATCTTCCTCGGCTCGTATCCGCGCGCTGACCGCCGCCCGGTCACCTCCGTGCGACGCTACGACGACGAGGTGTTCCTCGAGGCCCGCGACTGGCTGCGCGGGATCCTCTCCCACGAGCCGGAGGTCGACGATGACCGGGGACGACGATGACGGGTCGCGACGATGACTGACGACGACGAACGGGTCGACCCGCGCTACGACCCGGCCTTCCAGCGCGGGTTCTCGGGCCCGGTGGAGCGTCTGAGAGGCGACGAGCGGGCGTTCGCGAGGCCCGGCTCGGGTGCCGCCCCCGGCGCTCCCGCCGCCACGTCCGGAGCCGCCGCTCGTCCCGCGCTCCCGGAGTCGCGCGTGGTCCGCCCCGGCTCCTCGTCCGTGCCCGGACCGCGCCGCATCATGGCACTGCCCGACATCGCCGGAGCCGCCGAGGGCCGGCGGTCGCACCGCCTCGGCGCCGAGACCGCGCCCGCACCCCTGCCGGAGCCGGCCGCCGACCCCGCTCCCGCGGCTCCCGCCGAGCCCGTGCGCGAGGCGCCCCTGCTGCGGAACCCGTGGCTCCTCGTGCTCCTGCTCGCCGGCCTCGCGGGGACCCTGATCGGCCTCGCGCTCCTCTACACCGGCTACTCCTCGCCGCCTCCGCCCTACTACGGCGACTCCGACGTGCCCTCGCCCGCGTGGATCCAGCGGCAGCTCCTCTACTACTCCTGCATCCCCCTGCTGGGCTGCCTGCCGGCGTCGCTGCTGCTGGCGGTCGGAGTGGCGGCGCTGCGGTGGCGCGGCGTCGCCGTGCGGCCCCGCGCCGAGGAGCCGCGCGAGTCCGCGCAGCTCCTCGAGGCCGAGGCTCAGACTCCGGACGCGCCGAAGAGCAGGCCGAGGAGGTAGGTCACCAGGGCCGCGCCGTAGCCGATCCCGAGCTGGCGCAGCGCCCGGGCCAGAGGCGGGGCGCCCGAGAGCAGCCCGACGACCGCGCCGGTGGCGAGCAGGGCGATGCCCACGAGCACGCAGGCGACGACCACCGCGGCGAGCCCCGTCAGGCCGAGCAGGTAGGGCAGCACCGGGATGATCGCGCCCGAGGCGAAGAAGCAGAAGCTCGACAGCGCCGCGCCCATGCCCGTGCCGATCGACTCGTGCTCGTCGACGTCGGGGTCTCCTGCGGGACCGCCCAGCGTGATGGGGGAGGTGACGGCGCCGCCGCGCAGGCCCGTGAAGACGGAGGCGGCACGCGCGTCGGCCTGCTCCTGGGTCATCCCGCGAGCGCGGTAGACCAGGGCGAGCTCGTTCGCGTCGACGTCCAGGTCGGGGACGATGCGGTTCGCGTCGAGGTCCGGGCTGGAGGCCGAGAGCAGCTCGCGCTGCGAGCGCACCGAGACGAACTCGCCCGCGCCCATCGAGAGGGCGCCGGCGAGCAGGCCCGCGATGCCCGTGAACAGGACGACCCCCGTCCCGACTCCGCTCGCTCCCACTCCGAGCACGAGGGCGAGGTTCGAGACCAGGCCGTCGTTCGCTCCGAAGACCGCCGCGCGGAACGTCCCGGAGAGGCGGTTCCGGCCGCGCTCGGCGAGCCCGCGGACGACCTCGCCGTGGATCCGCTCGTCGGCCGCCATCGCCTCGGTGGCGTCGTCGTCGTCGGCGTAGGGGGAGCGGGCCTCGGCGCGCTGGATCAGGGCGAGGACGAACACCGAGCCGAAGCGGCGGGTGAGGAAGCCGAGGAAGCGCGTGCGGAGGTCCGGGCGGGGCGCGGGCTCCGCCGCGGAGCCGAGCAGCTCCCGCCAGTGCTCCTCGTGGCGGCCCTCGGCCACGGCGAGCGCGAGCAGGATCTCCCGCTCCTCGCCGGAGCGGCGGCCGGCCAGGTCGCGGTACACGGAGGCCTCGGCGAGCTCGTCGGCGAGGTAGCGGCGCCAGCGGCGCACCTGTGCGGGACTGGGGGTGGGGGCGGTGGTCGCCATGCGATCTCCTGGCTCAGGTCCGCCGACCCGCGCGAGAGGACCGGTCAGGACGTGCGTCGACTGACCGAAGGTCTCGTTCGCCCCGGCCGGAGCCGGGGTGGAGCGCCGGGCCCGGATCGTCCCGGACCAGCATGTCGACGCGCCTCGTCGTCCGCTCGGCGGACGGTGGGAACTACTCCCCTTCGCGGGGACCACCGTAGCCGAGATCGGAGGAGAACGCCCGGCCGATCCGTGGGCCGTCGGGCGGACGTCCGCCCGGCCCGGGCCGGAGCGTCGTCGCGGACGCTCGCCCCGGGTCAGAGCGAGGCGGTCGCCCGGGCGGCGCGGCGGGCCTGGCGCTCGTGCTCGGCGTCCAGGAGCGTGCGCGTGGCGGGGACCGCCAGGAACTCGACCAGGGTGTCCGTCTCCTCGACGATGCGCTCGGCGCGGTCGAGCGGGTCGGTGCGCAGGAGGCGGCGGGCGGCGGACGCGACGTGCGCCGGCTTCGCCGCCAGGGCGCGCACGCGCTCGTCGACGCGGCCGGCGAGGTCGGCGCGCGGCACGACCTCGGTCACGAGCTGCCACTCCAGCGCCTCGGCCGCGCGGACCGGGCGGCCCGACAGCACGAAGTCCAGGGCGCGGCGGCGGCCGACGACGCGGGGGAGCGCGGCGGTGACTCCGACGTCCGGGACGAGCCCGACGTCGCCGTACGCGCTGAGGAAGAGGGCGGCGGGAGTCGCTATC
This window harbors:
- a CDS encoding DUF6286 domain-containing protein → MSPAPSAPDTRYSRYLRRETHKSRSAAQIVVLVLIALVAAYVGTEAVLAILGATPLLAAPSALLGAIVGVASLANPALIGVAVGTGVLALVLLVLALAPGARARHTVDDDRLAVVVDDGVIASSLARAARTAAHSRREDTRASLGRRTALVEVTPASGIAVDRDAVQSAVDEELARIGAKPAPRSTVRVSTSGRI
- a CDS encoding DUF2273 domain-containing protein; the protein is MSDFQRPAPTAPGGRSTVLGVVVGAILAFAALMFGFWGFVLTALFMALGVVIARIADGTLDVRSLVDVFRGRTTSR
- a CDS encoding Asp23/Gls24 family envelope stress response protein; translation: MSDTTRTPSTTRVDKTSVDTVTSLGGSRTSGTAQGTTVIDDSVVAKVAGIAARQVPGVFALGNNAARAFGAIRQAVGGADHAQGVSVEVGETQVAADVTIVVEYPVPMQKVADSVRAAVSEAITELVGMAVSEINVAVVDVHIPGDDKDDEATESRVR
- a CDS encoding sigma-70 family RNA polymerase sigma factor; the encoded protein is MPGLEAASDALLAERSAEGDVRAFEVLVKRHQSILRAYAWRLTGSQADASDAVQNALITVWAQLPQLKEPASVRSWMMRIVSRSSVDLLRQRRPTDDVDAVEHPPAREPGPFEAAEQSDAMRALAHALSELPESQRQCWVLREVGGESYNEIADHLGLTVTAVRGKLARARESLVVAMEDWR
- a CDS encoding Asp23/Gls24 family envelope stress response protein, producing the protein MNADQGPGDGPERAGEHDVVLPPALEQEADATEQEGDGIGIDELSDYLDRGRTPYDPAIEESPEHRRTLRALERVRALSGALIDDDAARLPAPEESWFGSILTQVRRESRAGRDIPLASVQPDVALTITEGAVRGLVREAGDSVAGVLVGRCRLVGDIAEPGAEVVVELTISVFWGVPIAEAAQQVRERVHSRLLTQTELRVSRIDVRVEDVYVPGTEES
- a CDS encoding ribokinase is translated as MPLLVLGSANLDHVHRVARIPAPGETVLALDASTFPGGKGLNQAVAAARTEPGTVFVTSLGRDSAGDRLAAVLGEEPLELRARRGDVRTGTAQITVDERGENAIVVDSGANAALVGLTAEESALVAAADALLLQLEIPTATVTEAARAARAGGTVSILNAAPIGLLPEELLAVLDVLIVNEHEARELAADRGITAADDDALAAALTALVPLVLVTLGSDGVVVAVRDREPVRTPAFRVEAVDTTGAGDTFCGAFSARLAATGARLDDPEQLVALTRWASAAAAISVTRAGAAVSAPTAAETDAFLAERA
- a CDS encoding aldo/keto reductase, which gives rise to METRILGRTGAPVSVVGLGTWQLGADWGDVAETDALAVLDAAVESGVTLFDTADVYGDGRSERTIGAYRAAHPDAQVFVATKMGRRAEQIPANYVLDNFRAWTDRSRANLGVDTLDLVQLHCPPTSVYSDDAVYDALDTLVAEGAIAAYGVSVERTEEALTAIARPNVASVQIILNAFRLKPLDEVLPAAREAGVGILARVPLASGLLSGRYTTETVFAPEDHRSYNRDGSAFDVGETFSGVDFATGVEAAQEFSRLADDHGLAPAAAALAWIIQQEGVTSVIPGARSPEQARANAAAASAAPLGPAFMEAVNALYDTHFRPTVHPRW
- the pgm gene encoding phosphoglucomutase (alpha-D-glucose-1,6-bisphosphate-dependent), with protein sequence MTDRAGKPAQASDLIDVEALVRAYYEKKPDVSDPAQKVVFGTSGHRGSSFDTAFNEDHIAAVTQAIVEYRTEQGITGPLFIGADTHGLSRPALTTALEVLVGNQVRVLVDEFDDFVPTPALSHAILRYNNDPAHTDRADGIVVTPSHNPPRDGGFKYNPPHGGPADSDATTWIADRANELIADGNRGVTSAEPSAVETYDYRTHYVADLANIIDLDAIRKAGVRIGADPLGGASVHYWQLIAEMHGLDLTVVNGEVDPAWGFMTLDWDGKIRMDPSSPSAMASVVARAGDFDILTGNDADADRHGIVTPDGGLMNPNHYLAVAIDYLYRHRTGWREDAAIGKTLVSSSIIDRVAESLGRRLWEVPVGFKWFVPGLVDGSVGFGGEESAGASFLRFDGTVWTTDKDGILLALLASEIVAVTGKSPSALYRELTERFGDPVYERVDAVATKAQKAALGKLDGDAISATTLAGSEITAKLSKAPGNGAAVGGVKVVTEDAWFAARPSGTEDVYKIYAESFRGLDHLHEVQAEARTIVDAALNS
- the pheA gene encoding prephenate dehydratase is translated as MPDSAPETRAYSYLGPSGTFTEAALAQVPEARGQLWRSVANVGEALSDLVTGRSDGAVIAIENSVEGGVTAAQDALARIPGLRIVGEYLVPVSFILVGRPGTSLEEVRTVAAHPVAYGQCRVWLDREIPSHEHLPASSNVQATVDLLGGSPADAAIAPPGIVAHHDVAVLAERIGDNPNAVTRFVHVSRSHALPEPTGADKTSVIAELPADQPGALLDMLEQFATRGVNLSMIQSRPIGDALGRYRFVIDLDGHVQDERVADALMGLRRFSPKVIFLGSYPRADRRPVTSVRRYDDEVFLEARDWLRGILSHEPEVDDDRGRR
- a CDS encoding VIT1/CCC1 family protein; the protein is MATTAPTPSPAQVRRWRRYLADELAEASVYRDLAGRRSGEEREILLALAVAEGRHEEHWRELLGSAAEPAPRPDLRTRFLGFLTRRFGSVFVLALIQRAEARSPYADDDDATEAMAADERIHGEVVRGLAERGRNRLSGTFRAAVFGANDGLVSNLALVLGVGASGVGTGVVLFTGIAGLLAGALSMGAGEFVSVRSQRELLSASSPDLDANRIVPDLDVDANELALVYRARGMTQEQADARAASVFTGLRGGAVTSPITLGGPAGDPDVDEHESIGTGMGAALSSFCFFASGAIIPVLPYLLGLTGLAAVVVACVLVGIALLATGAVVGLLSGAPPLARALRQLGIGYGAALVTYLLGLLFGASGV
- a CDS encoding enoyl-CoA hydratase/isomerase family protein; this translates as MHATPLIDATPGVVLERDGSVARITLNRPDALNAIDLGTARLLLSTVADLDADAGCSVIVIAAAGRAFCTGGDISAIMGSEHPDHYLRDVATTTAQVIRLLEDSRAVVVCAIDGMVAGAGIAFALAADIVIATPAALFLSAYGDVGLVPDVGVTAALPRVVGRRRALDFVLSGRPVRAAEALEWQLVTEVVPRADLAGRVDERVRALAAKPAHVASAARRLLRTDPLDRAERIVEETDTLVEFLAVPATRTLLDAEHERQARRAARATASL